The genomic stretch TGAATTGATCAAAATGGAGAGTTCAAATTCGAGAGGGCTCTAGCCACGGACATGGGTTAGCCGGATTCTTACTTGTACAACAAGATGTACCTAATTTATTTTAGTGCTGATCTGGACTACTCCGTGTAAATCATAGACCCTGGTGTCTTTATAAGTTGAATCCCAGATGTCCTTGAGGTAGAAccaatcatcttattgtaatcatGCACTTGTTTGTTtttataatgaattatagcagcaggtatGGTCTCGTCGCTGTTGCAAGATCCGAAGCTGGATAACTCGTGTATCACCGTCCGAGTAGCTCCCTGCCTTAGGCACACCTCTCTCTCCACGTCATGGGATACTTTCTATGGCGTACTCGTCGATCACAAAACGACAGTTGCTAGATCAAAGGTCTCCATCGCATATGTTAAGACGATCAGCCTCGTTAGTGCTCGCTTCCTTATGGCTTCATCTGCAACACATTGGACGTACAAGCGAGTCTGAcatcatcagatggaaggggtgctCAAGTGGGCTATATTCAGCCGCCTTGGCATGTTTATGAGACAAAATAACAAGTTTTCCCCgcctttttgtaaaaaaaaaggcCTTGATAAACTGCCATGGCGTGGCGAGGTGTAGACCAAACAGGTCTTGATCATTTTCGTCAACAATTATACTAGCTGCTGACCTGCTGTGCGAAATTGACCGAGTACGCTGGAATCGCCTGGTGACAAACAAAAAATGTACACACGGCTGAAGTTTGTGAGTGGAGCAGATTTCCTCATACTAGTCAGCAAAGTCAAATATTTCAGTTGGATTACTTGTCCAAGTCGGAAAAATCTACACGGTTCTAAACCACACAATTTGTTCTTCGGAGGATCGTTCCAACGGAAGAGTCTCTGCAATACTAATCGTCACGTGTAGGTGTAGGGCCGGGTCTTTATATACCTCCTTTTCTATCATGTAGTCGAAATCACCAAGGAAGCAAGAAGAACACAAACACGCAAGCGAGCTACCTGCAAAGTAGAGACATTGAGTTTTGCTAGTTTCTACTCGATAGACAGGAAcgatggccggaggtggaggagacgATGTGAAGCTGCTGAGCTTTTGGGCGAGCCCGCCGGCCCTGCGAGTGCGCCTGGCGCTCAGCATCAAGGGCGTGAACCACGAGTACGTGGAGGAGGACCTCCGGAACAAGAGCGAGCTGCTCCTCCAGTCCAACCCCGTCCACAAGAAGGTCCCGGTGCTGATCCACGGCGGCAAGCCCGTCTGCGAATCGCTGGTCATCGTCCAGTACATCGACGAGGCTTTCAGCGGCCCTCTACTCCCAGCCGACCCCTACGAGCGCTCCGTGGCTCGGTTCTGGGCCGCCTTCGTCGACGACAAGGTACGTACATGCGTTCCGTTGTGTTCGTGTCCTTTGAGTTTTGGGACGACGACGATGGTCTGACCGGCACGGAAATATTTGTGGTGTGTGTGTAGTTCGCGAAGGCGATGTACCAGGCGTCATGGGGCAagacggaggaggagaaggcggaggGGAAGAAGCAGGTGTTGGAGGCGGTGGAGACCCTGGAGGGAGCCCTGAGGGAGTGCTCCAAGGGGAAGAGCTTCTTCGGCGGCGACAGCCCCGGGTACGTGGACGTGGTGCTCGGCGGCATGCTCGCGTGGGTGCGCGCCGGTGAGGTGATGCTGGGAGTCAAGACCTTCGACCCTACCACGACGCCTCTCCTGGCCGCGTGGGCGGACAGCTTCGGCGCGCTGGACGCGGTGGAGGCGGTCATGCCGGACGTCGGAAGGTTGGTCGACCTTGCCGTGAAGATGCAGTCTGCTGCGGCGGCCGAGGCTGCCCCAGTGGCTAACTAAAGGAGTAGATACCTAATTTAGTGTTTCTGGTGGAAATTACTCCTCTTTCGTGTAATTCGTCAGGTACAATTCTTGTTACTATAGGTAGTGTTTACTTGTACTGGTACTGAACTACTGATGTATGGTTATGCCTACAAAAGTGTTAAATAAGTTGGTATTTCCGTTCACGTAATCACACTTATACATGCGTTGTTGTTCATTGACAGAGGAAACTCTGAACATGCCCTTAATTTTTCAATAaaggagaatatattaatatcgcaaagATAATAGTTACACTTAGACTCTGCACCAACATGATATTTAAAGATATGACGGGCGCACACAACCAAGAAAAAAGTACAAGAAATAGAGagagagaaaacaaaacaaaagccccGTTGTAGTGTCGAACCACTGCAACAGTAGCACTCTAACCACCATTGAAGACAACACCCAGACTATAAACGAGATTCTCCAAAACCAATGACTTCAAGAATAAAACAATGCACGAGGCGTTATCGTCGCCCGATCGAAGATCTTGGGTTTCACCCTCGAGAAAATCCGAGTTTCCAAAACAATGCCTTTCGCACGGTGATTGCCAGGTACAACCAATGAATGCTAGATATTGCGTTTTCATGCTGAAAATCGTAGCTCGGTACTCGAGGAGCACCACCAAGAATACAATCCACTTGTGCTGTCACCCCCGCTTGCCAAGGCTGCTGTTGCCAAATATCGGACACACAGGGAGAACATGTGTCGCATTGTCTTCATCGCAACCATTACCCTCTCCACCATTACCAGTCTCCGATCGCAGTCACCATGAGTTGCCCGAATAATTGATAAATTTttgaaattcaattttttttgaaaattaataATAATAgaattaataataataataatgtatttaagatctccatcatcaaaacatatttaagcagCCCTAAGGTTTATAGTGGTGATAATTCTTCGCATGCGATCAGCAAGGAGAAAATTTAGCAAAAGTGAAGGCCAAAAAGTTCAAGACATAatcatgacgaggaagaagattcTCAAGATGAAGATAAGAATAAAAGGCCACGTTTATAACAGGCCAAAGAAACGTGGAGGCTGCACAATTGTCTCCTCCAACATGCTCACATGAAGCTATAAAGAGAACAAAGGCTATAAAGCCTAGAAATACCTACAATTTAGAGGCATGATTTGCAAGAAGATAGGAGAAGCAATAATAGAAGAGAAGGCACCAGAATGCTGCTCTCTCCCGTCTATAAAACGGGACTCCAAGCAGCGAAGAAGGACACCAAGAAATCAACAACCAGAGCACACCAACATTCGCAAAGAGCAGGGAGTTAGGCTAGCAACGCTCCCTGCAGTAGTAGTAGTACAACCACCCTTCCTGTAATAAAGAGCTGCAACATCCAAGGCGTTTGTAATATTGCAAAGGTAGGAAGGTGATTTCCCTTCTTGTGTAAACCCGTCGGGGGCTAGCAACGCTCCCTGCAGTAGTAGTAGTACAACCACCCTTCCTGTAATAAAGAGCTGCAACATCCAAGGCGTTTGTAATATTGCAAAGGTAGGAAGGTGATTTCCCTTCTTGTGTAAACCCGTCGGGGGTCCCGACGGGTTTACACAAGAAGGAAAATCACCTTCCTACCTTTGCAATATTTCAACCCCTTGGATATTGCACTCTTTATTACAGGAAGGGTGgttgtactactactactactgcagGGAGCGTTGCTAGCCTAACTCTCTGCTCTTTGTGAATGCCGGTGTGCTATGGTTGCTGGTTGCTTGGTGTCCTTCTTCGCTGCTTGGAGTCCCGTTTTATAGACGGGAGAGAGCAGCATTCTAGTGCCTTCTCTTCTATTATTGCTTCTCCTTTCTTCTTGCAAATCATGCCTCTATATTGTAGGTCTTTCTAGACTTTTTATCCTTTGTAGCTCCACTTTATAACTTCATGTGAGCATGTTGGAGGAGACAATTGTGCAGCCTCCACGTTTCTTTGGCCTGTTATAAACGTGTCCTTTCATTCTTATCTTCATATTGAgaatcttcttcctcgtcatgatTATGTCTTTGACTTTTTGGCCTTCACTTTTGCTAAATTTGCTCCTTGTTGATCGCATGCGAAGAATTATCATCACTATAAATCTTTGGGTTGCTTACATGTGTTTTGATGATGGAAATCTtaaatatattattattattattgtttaaaaaaatgaatttcgaaAATTTATCACATATTCGAGTATAGGTCTTCCACGCCCGAATAATTGATAGCAATATCAATTTAAATTTTTATTGGAATTCCAATACACACagataatttattgtgtaaaatttgtttgaatatatgtagttTATATCTGTGTGTATAGGACCAGCCCAAATCCATCCAATCAGAATTTAAATTGATAATGCTATCAATTATTCGGGCGTGGAGGACCTATACCCGAATATTTGATAAATTTTTgaaattcaatttttttgaaaattaatcataataataataataatcataATGTATTTAAGATCTCCATCACCAAACACATGTAAGCAGCCCAAAGGTTTATAGTGGTGATAATTCTTCGCATGCGATCAGCAAGGAGAAAATTTAGCAAAAGTGaaggccaaaaaatccaagacatAATCATGACGAGAAAGAAGATTCTCAAGATGAAGATAAAAAATAAAAGGCCACGTTTATAACAGGCCATAGAAACGTGGAGGCTGCACAATTTTCTCCTCCAGCATGCTCACATGAAGCTATAAAGAGGGGCTACAAAGGCTATAAAGCCTAGAAAGACCTACTATATAGAGACATGATTTGCGAGAAGAAAGGAGAAGCAATAATAGAAGAGAAGGCACCAGAATGATGCTCTCTCTCGTCTATAAAACGGGACTCCAAGCAGGGAAGAAGGACACCAAGCAATCAGCAACCAGAGCACACCATCATTCGCAAAGAGAAGAAAGTTAGGGTAGCAACGCTCCCTGCAGTACCTCAAgagcaagagagagagcaagagagagagagagagagagagagagagagagagagagagagagagagagagagagagagagggagagagggagagagggagagagagagagggagagagggagagagggagagagggagagagagagagagagagagagagagagagagagagagagagagagagagagagagagagagagagagagagagagagagagagagagagagagagagagagagagagagagagagagagagagagagagagagagagagagagagagagagagagagagagagagagagagagagagagagagagagagagagagagagagagagagagagagagagagagagagagagagagagagagagagagagagagagagagagagagagagagagagagagagagagagagagagagagagagagagagagagagagagagagagaggcagaaAGAAGTAACGATGGCGATTTGGATCTGGAGACAATGATTTGCTCTTCCCTGTCTGCTCCttgcttcttcaacctctagaagATAGTGGAGATGATCATGTGCGAGTTGAGCTTTCTTCCTTGTCTCTGATTCTTCCTTGTTCCTTGCATGCTTTCTGTTCGACGGTTTGGTTGTATGAACTCGTGTGTAAGTTGATCTATGTTGGATCTCAGAACCTGTGACTCTCTATAGTGATCGTGTTGTCTAAGCTGAATTATATGGAGGATTTGGTTAAGTAAGTTACTGCTAGCGATCTGTTcgtttttagctttagttcatatACAATTGAATCCAAAACGCTTGTTAATACAATTGTGAATCTCGTGCTATACTTCTGTAATCTAATCCATGTGGACACGATAAAACTCTTCTTACCCACTACATCATGCAGAAGTGTTATCATCCCCCGATCGAAGATCTTGGGTTTCATCCTCGAGAAAGTCCGAGTTTCCAAAACAATGGCTTTCGCtaggccattgccaggcacaacaaaTGAATGTCAAACCTTGGGTTTTCATCCTGAAAATCGTAGCTCGGTACTCGAGGAACACCACCAAGAATGCATTCCACTTGTGTTATCACCCCCGCTTGACAAGGTTGCTGATGCAAGTCGCCAAATATCGGACACACAGGGAGACCATATGTCGCATTTTCTTCATCGCAATGTCCTTTTCTACTTAGTTGGACAGATCACTTCATATAATCGTATCAAAATCAAGCAAGAAAACGGATGCGCTAACGCGCAACGGCTTTTGCGCTAGTTGCTCAATCCGTTGCTTGCTTCTCTTCTGTCTTGGAAAAGTGAGGATTTCCCTCTCCATCATTACCAGCCTCCGATTGCAGCCACCATGAGTTTCTCCACCTCTACCAGTTTCATGAAAATGTATATTAAGACATGTCCCATAACACCGATAAAGAAGGCAAAACTTCGCGCCTCACCCAAATAAAGCCACACTGGCTGATGAAAAGGCGTGCGTGACCATATTGGTTCCGCTCTAGATATGGAGTAGCGCACTGCGCCAAACTATGGAAATCTCTGAGAGAAAGATCGGAACTCGCCGGCAGCTAGACCAAGGAGGCCGACATCAAGAAGATGGGTGACTTGTCACAAGAAGAACAGTAGAGTCAAACCACCATTATTATATCCAAGCCAGCAGCTCCCACGTCGCACGCGGGTTCTCTTCGGGATCGGCCGCCCCAATTCCTACTGGAAGCCCGAAGGCTCGGATGGCAACGAAGAAGGCAACGCATGAGGCCCGAAGCCTGACGACGTCGAGCACGCTGGAGATGAGCAACCACCACGTCGTCAATGCGGAGATGTCCAATTCTTGTAGTATGCATTTTCACCTCTTGAGTTCTATTTCTTGTGTTAAAAACGATTCTATAACGACTTGAACtgctacaaaaaaaaaagtgaactaAGTCTTTGGTAACCCAATGCTATCGCTGGCTTAATCCAAAAAATAGTACTAGTATTAATTAGTGTCCATCATTGAAACTTGACATTGAATTGGACATCATGCACGTCACTAATCAGATCCTTCAAACACCATGCCCTACTCTACTATATCTTTCTACACATGTCCAGTATATGCTCAATTGAATATTGTTATGTATCTTGTCCTCCAAGCCTGGAATAATACAGAAATGCCATGCTGATGACGTAGATAGTGACGTCAATGGCTTCCAGAAGAAAAGGTCAAACTTCACATGTTCTACTTAAACTTAAATACGGAGAAATGGAGACAAAAAGTATCTGGTAGAGGATCAAACTTTGTTGTGCAGTCAGGAGAGGATCACATCTTAACGGTGGTAAAGTTTGTCCAAGTCAATGGTGCCGGTAATTCAAAATAGATGGCTCCAATGTCAAGTTACTTAATACAAAAGCTTGATATAATCAGAAAAACAAACTAAAATTATCCGCATACAACCAAACAAACTGTACCATTGCGACGGAGCATCCTCTGCGTGTATATATACCCGTATTCCCCTCCGTCCCTAACAGCCCAACACCAACAGCTGGAGATCCGAAACAAGTTCCAACCAGAAATGGCCGGCGGAGGAAACAACGAAGTGAAGCTGCTGGGCATGTGGGCGAGCCCTTTCGTCCTGCGAGCGCAGCTTGCTCTCAGCCTCAAGGGCATCAGCTACGAGTACGTGGAGGAGGACCTCAAGAGCAAGAGCGAGCAGCTCCTCACATCCAACCCCGTGCACAAGGCGGTGCCGGTGCTGATCCACGGCGGCAAGCCCGTCTGCGAGTCGCTGGTCATCCTGCAATACATAGACGAGGCCTTCGCCGGAATCGGCCCCTCTCTCCTCCCGGAGGATCCCCATGACCGCGCCGTTGCTCGCTTCTGGGCATCTTACATCGACGACAAGGTAATTATATACAGCAGTATATGATCCACGTCTGTCGATGGTTTCAGCGTGTTGTTGATGGTTTCATCGGCGCGGTTTTCTGATATTTGCAGCTGGTGAAAGCGTCGACCCAGGCGTCGAGGGGCAagacggaggaggagaaggaggaggggaaGAAGCAGGCGGCGGCCGCGGTGGAGACCCTGGAGGGAGCCCTGAAGGAGTGCTCCAAGGGGAAACCATTCTTCGGTGGCGACAACGCTGGGTATGTGGATGTCGTGCTCGGTGGCCTCCTCGCATGGGCTCGCGCGGGAGATTTGATGAAGGGCGTCAAGACCTTCGACCCCGCCACGACTCCGCTCCTGGCCGCGTGGGCGGACAGCTTCGGCGCGTtggacgcggtcgaggcagtcatGCCGGAGGTCGGCAAGCTAGTTGAGTTTGCCATGGCTATGCATGCTCACGCCGCGgccgcggcagccgccgccgcaaCTAACTAAAGAGGCGTTGCTCTCGTTTGTATGCAGCTCTGCTTGATAGTGTGCCGAACAATCAGAGATATCTGTGTTTTCTATGTTTGTTTTTGTCAACCTTATGTATGGACACTTCGTCATTACCGGGACATGTGGATCAGAACTAAACTTGTTTCAATGAATGTTGAGGAGTTTATACAGTCATAAGAATGAATCTCCTTATCTCTATGTGTGGATGGTGATGGTaaatgttatattgtgatccaaaaaaaaattcgataaagggaatatattaatatcaaaagataccaattacacccagcctctgcaacaacgcaccaccctaatggcactacggatgcacacagccaaaaaacgaaaagaaaactaagaaacaaaagtcccgctacagtacctcgggcctaacaacagcaatacatccaccgccaagacaacacctgaaaaacagactctccaaaaacgacgcctccaagaagggaacggtgctctaacactgtcgtcgcccgatcaaagatcttaggttttcaccctgaagatagtccccgctctcaaaacaatgcctccaacaaggtcattgccaggcacaaccagttaaggccagaccttgggttttcaccctgaaaggtaggactctgaacttcacatgtgttgtcgcccccactttcataccgctgctggcaagcccggaacaccaagcaagtccctcaacagcgcggagatttgaacctcccttagctagtcctcccctccggccttcatgaaattctcttcttccaactttcatcatggatccatagtcacttgatgtcaacacagaaaaagagcttcgcgccgctccctctagaaccaatcggtcggaataaaagcatgggtgcgcacgaccgaataccacgccggcggagccttccggaactcaacactccggccagatcacgagtccaggcctccggtaagtcctcctcttcacgcaagagaggccctaggaccgccgcctttattcaggtcgaacccccacgtcggcgaccacccTAGGCTGGCCATTCCAACCCTCCACCAGCGACACCATCGCCAGTTTCCAAgcccctccatctcgccgccggaacgcggtgatagatcaatagatccaccaccaccaaccgcaggctgaTCCTCTTTGGCGAATaagagggtcacctccaccgtcgaacccaaggctgctgccccgggcgtcctcgtaccACGGGAGAAGTCCAAGATCATCacccctcaccggcgagaggcggagggaaaGGCGCCCGCCTCCACCAGACACCATCGTCggcatgccgccgatgggaggcggggaggccgcagcccgcagctggatcgaccccgggagggccgccgccgcccctacctcctcatccggccgccgccgccccgggaggcGGAAGGGCCGCCGCCACGTGAGAGGATCCATTGGCCGCCGTTCCCGACGCGCCACGAGGGGAGGAccccgccgccaccacgccccgagatctttgccccggcggcggcggga from Lolium rigidum isolate FL_2022 chromosome 4, APGP_CSIRO_Lrig_0.1, whole genome shotgun sequence encodes the following:
- the LOC124647672 gene encoding uncharacterized protein LOC124647672, translated to MAGGGGDDVKLLSFWASPPALRVRLALSIKGVNHEYVEEDLRNKSELLLQSNPVHKKVPVLIHGGKPVCESLVIVQYIDEAFSGPLLPADPYERSVARFWAAFVDDKFAKAMYQASWGKTEEEKAEGKKQVLEAVETLEGALRECSKGKSFFGGDSPGYVDVVLGGMLAWVRAGEVMLGVKTFDPTTTPLLAAWADSFGALDAVEAVMPDVGRLVDLAVKMQSAAAAEAAPVANLEIRNKFQPEMAGGGNNEVKLLGMWASPFVLRAQLALSLKGISYEYVEEDLKSKSEQLLTSNPVHKAVPVLIHGGKPVCESLVILQYIDEAFAGIGPSLLPEDPHDRAVARFWASYIDDKLVKASTQASRGKTEEEKEEGKKQAAAAVETLEGALKECSKGKPFFGGDNAGYVDVVLGGLLAWARAGDLMKGVKTFDPATTPLLAAWADSFGALDAVEAVMPEVGKLVEFAMAMHAHAAAAAAAAATN